A section of the Hemibagrus wyckioides isolate EC202008001 linkage group LG04, SWU_Hwy_1.0, whole genome shotgun sequence genome encodes:
- the bend7 gene encoding BEN domain-containing protein 7 isoform X2 — translation MELAERRRSRKSQSYKLISDSDYGHNSDSVEHMDTDSEPLDTSENETWLGEDGMEIKKQITGMMRLLSDKAGRVYQRVGREGETLKEEPQEEALSWNLSQKPSPEELEHAGNSVSHSQYDTRSKTQKMLDQSKSRDSALPHAPASMMTESSCCMCNCKSTLQAILLELRTMRKLMQTQRGPSDKQRPVSSTSPTYRKRSRKRRAGQRIIALTPPTKTPTPIQTPMVVESFEKICHEKKEEVKKERAVPSPPSTPVSNPPPSAHYSLNRDQNCTELEVQLAEEYEVFIPKAQLDSILLNYTRSGSLLFRKLVCAFFDDATLANSLPNGKRKRGLNDQRKGLDQNIVGAIKVFTEKYCTANRIEKLPGPRDWVQILQDQIKLARRRLKRAETTTDGDEIRTCTYETGADCQVAVQNA, via the exons ACTATGGGCATAATTCCGACAGTGTGGAGCACATGGACACGGACAGTGAACCTCTGGATACCTCTGAGAATGAAA CATGGCTTGGTGAGGATGGCATGGAGATTAAGAAGCAGATTACGGGCATGATGCGGCTGCTGAGCGATAAGGCAGGCCGGGTGTACCAGAGAGTGGGCAGAGAGGGGGAAACTCTTAAAGAAGAGCCGCAAGAGGAGGCTTTGAGCTGGAATTTAAGTCAGAAGCCAAGTCCTGAAGAACTTGAGCATGCCGGGAACTCGGTATCTCACAGTCAGTATGATACGCGATCCAAAACCCAGAAGATGCTGGACCAGAGCAAAAGTAGAG ACTCGGCGCTACCCCATGCGCCTGCCAGCATGATGACGGAGTCCAGCTGCTGCATGTGCAATTGCAAGAGCACGCTGCAGGCCATCCTGCTGGAATTACGCACAATGAGAAAACTCATGCAGACTCAGAGAG GCCCGTCGGACAAACAGCGCCCAGTGTCCAGCACGTCTCCCACCTACAGGAAGAGATCTCGTAAGAGGAGGGCAGGTCAGAGAATAATAGCGTTAACCCCGCCCACAAAAACTCCCACACCCATACAAACTCCCATGGTGGTGGAATCGTTTGAGAAGATTTGCcatgaaaagaaagaggaagtaaAGAAAGAGAGGGCTGTGCCATCCCCTCCGTCGACACCCGTATCTAATCCTCCACCGTCGGCTCACTACAGTCTGAACAGAGATCAGAACTGCACAGAG CTGGAGGTGCAGTTGGCAGAGGAATATGAAGTGTTCATCCCGAAGGCACAGCTGGACTCCATCCTACTGAACTACACACGATCGGGCAGTCTACTCTTTCGTAAGCTGGTGTGTGCCTTCTTCGATGATGCAACACTCGCTAACTCGCTTCCCAACGGCAAGCGAAAGAGGGGTCTGAACGACCAGAGGAAAGGACTGGACCAGAATATAGTGGGAGCCATTAAAG TGTTCACAGAAAAATACTGCACAGCAAACAGAATTGAGAAGCTTCCTGGTCCACGAGACTGGGTCCAGATCCTTCAAGATCAAATCAAACTGGCTCGACGGCGCTTAAAAAGAG cGGAGACGACTACAGACGGTGATGAGATCAGGACGTGTACATATGAAACAG GTGCTGATTGTCAGGTAGCTGTGCAAAATGCTTAA
- the bend7 gene encoding BEN domain-containing protein 7 isoform X1, protein MELAERRRSRKSQSYKLISDSDYGHNSDSVEHMDTDSEPLDTSENETWLGEDGMEIKKQITGMMRLLSDKAGRVYQRVGREGETLKEEPQEEALSWNLSQKPSPEELEHAGNSVSHSQYDTRSKTQKMLDQSKSRDSALPHAPASMMTESSCCMCNCKSTLQAILLELRTMRKLMQTQRGPSDKQRPVSSTSPTYRKRSRKRRAGQRIIALTPPTKTPTPIQTPMVVESFEKICHEKKEEVKKERAVPSPPSTPVSNPPPSAHYSLNRDQNCTEVQLEVQLAEEYEVFIPKAQLDSILLNYTRSGSLLFRKLVCAFFDDATLANSLPNGKRKRGLNDQRKGLDQNIVGAIKVFTEKYCTANRIEKLPGPRDWVQILQDQIKLARRRLKRAETTTDGDEIRTCTYETGADCQVAVQNA, encoded by the exons ACTATGGGCATAATTCCGACAGTGTGGAGCACATGGACACGGACAGTGAACCTCTGGATACCTCTGAGAATGAAA CATGGCTTGGTGAGGATGGCATGGAGATTAAGAAGCAGATTACGGGCATGATGCGGCTGCTGAGCGATAAGGCAGGCCGGGTGTACCAGAGAGTGGGCAGAGAGGGGGAAACTCTTAAAGAAGAGCCGCAAGAGGAGGCTTTGAGCTGGAATTTAAGTCAGAAGCCAAGTCCTGAAGAACTTGAGCATGCCGGGAACTCGGTATCTCACAGTCAGTATGATACGCGATCCAAAACCCAGAAGATGCTGGACCAGAGCAAAAGTAGAG ACTCGGCGCTACCCCATGCGCCTGCCAGCATGATGACGGAGTCCAGCTGCTGCATGTGCAATTGCAAGAGCACGCTGCAGGCCATCCTGCTGGAATTACGCACAATGAGAAAACTCATGCAGACTCAGAGAG GCCCGTCGGACAAACAGCGCCCAGTGTCCAGCACGTCTCCCACCTACAGGAAGAGATCTCGTAAGAGGAGGGCAGGTCAGAGAATAATAGCGTTAACCCCGCCCACAAAAACTCCCACACCCATACAAACTCCCATGGTGGTGGAATCGTTTGAGAAGATTTGCcatgaaaagaaagaggaagtaaAGAAAGAGAGGGCTGTGCCATCCCCTCCGTCGACACCCGTATCTAATCCTCCACCGTCGGCTCACTACAGTCTGAACAGAGATCAGAACTGCACAGAGGTACAG CTGGAGGTGCAGTTGGCAGAGGAATATGAAGTGTTCATCCCGAAGGCACAGCTGGACTCCATCCTACTGAACTACACACGATCGGGCAGTCTACTCTTTCGTAAGCTGGTGTGTGCCTTCTTCGATGATGCAACACTCGCTAACTCGCTTCCCAACGGCAAGCGAAAGAGGGGTCTGAACGACCAGAGGAAAGGACTGGACCAGAATATAGTGGGAGCCATTAAAG TGTTCACAGAAAAATACTGCACAGCAAACAGAATTGAGAAGCTTCCTGGTCCACGAGACTGGGTCCAGATCCTTCAAGATCAAATCAAACTGGCTCGACGGCGCTTAAAAAGAG cGGAGACGACTACAGACGGTGATGAGATCAGGACGTGTACATATGAAACAG GTGCTGATTGTCAGGTAGCTGTGCAAAATGCTTAA